From one Aquila chrysaetos chrysaetos chromosome 7, bAquChr1.4, whole genome shotgun sequence genomic stretch:
- the NRIP1 gene encoding nuclear receptor-interacting protein 1 — translation MTHGEELGSEMHQDSVVLTYLEGLLMHQAAGGSGTAVDKKSTGHSGEDQNFKISGSIFPSCQSNGPVLNTNTYQGSGMLHLKKARLLQSSEDWNAAKRRRLSDSIVDLDGKKEALLAGMVENVPKGKQDSTLLASLLQSFSSRLQSVALSQQIRQSLKEQGYSLSHDSLQVEKDLRCYGVASSHLKTLLKKSKAKDQKLDNSLPDITKNLPKERFIESPHAVQSGPKVINEPLSCAARLQAVASMVEKRSSPAASPKPSVACSQLALLLSSEAHLQQYSREHALKAQNANQIASERLAAMARLQESAQKDIGQFGLAKGTTSHLNGQTGSSTKTVPSKSNMAPFQSSVGVMHSPPKTVGYKSTLERSNLKTSPSNSLLLHLLKSQNTTKHVKGHEQSERASIFEDSSTPTTIDEYSDNNPSFTEDDSSDDESSHSNCLPIDLSFKQRTDKPDAGPPASLDNLTQSLLHNWDPKVSCQENKEDKDTPKASKLNPHQKVTLLQLLLGHKSEEKVDKSNDPQGPHSAADVAKFTVQTGKRTPVTGSPSANRMTPLSTPPLLASTKADSPINLSHQSLAIKRSSPPYACSIQTDRLVNPASKHLIDLSKSKEIQGAKLSRNDSPQNSSAFSASKLLQNLAQCGMQTSMSSEEQRASKQLLAGNTDKPVGLIDRLNSPLLTNKLSTHEENNKIFSCQPAPAEQGLPGSEIENLLERRTVLQLLLGTPSKGKSEKKERMLLRDESSQEQTDKTLNEQILTVKIKTEPSEESNVPYNSNAQQVRECKGNKFQGFVHSLQRNRAASPASEELKSEPLSPQDFSFSKNGLLSRLLRQNQDSYPADELDRSHRNNELTHLESKSLCTVPKKRKLHSEPLESPLKKMKSNVSDAANNHAASTEALYGPLLNQQELKFSRSDAEFKYAVSHGSNNESENRSWSRDSKGFNVLKQLLLSENCERDLSQHRNNILTEGKKKGNKTSATINKPEFSISSVNALMGSPVQQNSCVDHRTFQYPVAVKSPASSPFPEHLGSTVSRLESDQFSMCPMPSEKGPIRWVITGMDKNDYEKDSPRLTKTNPILYYMLQKGGNSVSSQEAHDKEIWNEPSFTDSSTHLTIKEELTSDAELKTPFSNLRSPYNSHMGSKTSHQHGVNGEVHGLLEKVLTIKKEPE, via the coding sequence ATGACTCATGGAGAAGAGCTTGGCTCTGAGATGCACCAGGATTCTGTTGTTCTAACTTACCTAGAGGGATTACTAATGCATCAAGCAGCAGGAGGCTCAGGTACTGCAGTTGACAAAAAGTCTACTGGGCATAGTGGAGAGGATCAAAACTTTAAGATTTCTGGAAGTATCTTTCCCAGCTGTCAAAGTAATGGTCCAGTTCTTAACACAAATACATATCAGGGATCTGGCATGCTGCACCTCAAAAAAGCAAGACTGTTGCAGTCTTCTGAAGACTGGAATGCAGCAAAGAGAAGGCGGTTGTCTGATTCCATTGTGGATTtagatggaaaaaaggaagctttGTTAGCTGGCATGGTTGAAAATGTGCCTAAAGGCAAACAGGATAGCACATTACTTGCCTCTTTGCTTCAGTCATTCAGCTCTAGGCTGCAGAGTGTTGCTCTGTCACAGCAGATTAGGCAGAGCCTTAAGGAGCAAGGGTATTCCCTTAGCCATGATTCTTTACAAGTGGAGAAGGATTTAAGGTGCTATGGTGTTGCATCCAGTCACCTGAAGACTCTACTaaagaagagcaaagcaaaagatCAGAAGCTGGACAACAGCCTGCCTGATATAACAAAGAACCTGCCCAAAGAGAGGTTTATAGAATCACCTCATGCGGTGCAGAGCGGACCTAAAGTGATAAATGAGCCACTGTCCTGTGCTGCAAGATTACAAGCTGTTGCAAGCATGGTGGAGAAACGATCTAGTCCTGCTGCTTCACCGAAGCCCAGCGTAGCATGCAGCCAACTAGCTTTACTCCTTTCAAGTGAAGCTCACTTGCAGCAGTACTCCAGGGAACAtgctttaaaagcacaaaatgcAAATCAAATAGCAAGTGAGAGACTTGCAGCTATGGCCAGATTACAAGAAAGTGCTCAGAAAGATATTGGCCAATTCGGTTTAGCAAAAGGAACGACAAGCCATCTCAATGGTCAAACAGGATCATCAACCAAAACAGTACCTAGCAAAAGCAATATGGCACCATTTCAGAGTTCAGTGGGAGTCATGCATTCACCTCCCAAAACTGTGGGATATAAAAGTACTTTGGAAAGGAGTAACCTGAAAACCTCTCCCAGCAACAGTTTGCTCTTGCATCTACTGAAAAGCCAGAATACCACCAAACATGTAAAAGGGCATGAACAGAGTGAGAGAGCCAGCATTTTTGAAGACAGCAGCACACCAACAACTATTGATGAGTATTCAGACAACAATCCTAGTTTTACAGAAGATGACAGCAGTGATGATGAAAGCTCCCATTCTAACTGTCTTCCTATAGACCTATCCTTTAAACAGAGGACAGATAAACCAGATGCAGGTCCACCTGCATCACTGGATAACCTGACTCAGTCCTTGCTTCATAACTGGGATCCAAAAGTTTCCTGTCAGGAGAACAAGGAAGACAAAGACACTCCAAAAGCTTCTAAGCTGAATCCCCATCAGAAAGTAACACTACTTCAGCTGTTACTTGGGCATAAGAGTGAAGAAAAGGTAGACAAGAGTAATGACCCTCAGGGACCACACAGTGCAGCTGATGTGGCAAAATTCACTGTACAGACTGGTAAAAGGACTCCTGTTACTGGCAGTCCCAGTGCAAATCGAATGACTCCGTTAAGCACTCCACCTTTGCTGGCTTCTACAAAAGCAGACTCTCCTATAAATCTCTCGCACCAATCGTTAGCCATCAAGCGTAGCTCGCCACCATATGCTTGCAGCatccagacagacagactggTGAATCCTGCATCTAAACATTTGATAGAcctttctaaaagcaaagaaattcaaGGAGCCAAGCTGAGCAGGAACGATAGTCCGCAGAACTCCTCAGCATTCAGTGCCAGCAAGCTGCTGCAGAACCTCGCTCAGTGCGGCATGCAGACTTCCATGTCAAGTGAAGAACAAAGAGCTAGCAAACAGCTGCTAGCAGGGAACACAGATAAACCTGTTGGCTTGATTGATAGATTGAACAGCCCTCTGCTTACGAATAAATTGAGTACgcatgaagaaaacaacaaaatattcagCTGTCAGCCTGCACCCGCTGAACAAGGACTTCCAGGTTCGGAAATAGAAAATCTTCTTGAAAGGCGCACTGtccttcagctgcttctgggAACTCCCAGTAAAggtaaaagtgaaaagaaagagaggatgCTTTTAAGAGATGAAAGTTCTCAAGAACAGACAGATAAGACTTTGAATGAGCAAATAttgacagtgaaaataaaaactgaaccATCTGAAGAATCAAATGTTCCTTATAATTCAAATGCACAACAAGTAAGAGAGTGCAAGGGTAACAAATTTCAAGGATTTGTTCAttcactgcagagaaacagagctgcttctccagcatCCGAGGAGTTGAAATCTGAGCCTCTTTCACCtcaagatttctctttttccaaaaaTGGCCTGCTAAGTAGGTTGCTGAGACAGAATCAAGACAGTTACCCTGCAGATGAGCTGGACAGAAGTCACCGAAACAATGAGCTGACACACCTTGAATCAAAGAGTCTTTGCACAGTACCGAAGAAGAGGAAGCTTCACTCTGAGCCTTTGGAAAGTCcattaaaaaagatgaaaagtaaTGTGTCTGATGCTGCAAACAATCATGCTGCTTCTACTGAGGCACTGTACGGGCCTTTGCTTAACCAGCAAGAACTGAAATTCAGCAGAAGTGATGCTGAATTTAAATATGCTGTAAGTCATGGTTCAAATAATGAAAGTGAAAATAGGAGTTGGTCTAGAGATAGTAAAGGCTTTAATGTGTTGAAACAGCTGCTTCTCTCAGAAAACTGTGAGAGAGATCTGTCACAACATAGGAATAACATACTAACGGAGggcaagaaaaaaggaaacaaaaccagtgcaACAATTAATAAACCTGaattcagcatttcttcagtAAATGCGTTAATGGGAAGCCCTGTGCAACAGAACAGTTGTGTAGATCATAGAACATTTCAGTATCCTGTAGCGGTAAAAAGTCCTGCCAGTTCCCCCTTCCCTGAACATTTGGGGAGTACAGTATCTAGACTTGAGTCCGACCAGTTTAGCATGTGTCCCATGCCCAGTGAAAAAGGGCCCATCAGATGGGTAATCACAGGTATGGACAAGAATGATTATGAAAAAGACTCTCCAAGACTGACCAAAACCAATCCCATATTGTACTACATGTTACAGAAAGGTGGCAACTCTGTTAGTAGCCAAGAAGCACATGACAAAGAAATTTGGAATGAACCTTCATTTACTGATAGTTCAACTCATCTTACAATCAAAGAGGAGTTGACATCCGATGCAGAGCTTAAAACTCCTTTTAGTAACTTAAGAAGCCCTTACAACAGCCATATGGGGAGTAAGACCTCTCATCAACATGGTGTGAATGGAGAAGTGCATGGACTTCTGGAAAAAGTGCTAACAATCAAAAAAGAGCCAGAATAA